A genomic region of Sylvia atricapilla isolate bSylAtr1 chromosome 19, bSylAtr1.pri, whole genome shotgun sequence contains the following coding sequences:
- the PRRC2B gene encoding protein PRRC2B isoform X3: MSDRLGQITKGKDGKSKYSTLSLFDKYKGKSIEAIRTTVIPRHGLQSLGKVAAARRMPPPANLPSLKSENKGNDPNIIIVPKDGTGWANKQDQPDQKSSSATAAQLQESLPQQGLQKSVSNLQKPTQSISQESTNSVPGGPKSWAQLNGKPAGQEGGSRASSRLLSFSPEEFPTLKAAGEQDKVGKEKGALDPSYGPGPSLRPQNVTSWREGGGRNVTSATSLTASPAELGSKTSSTGDGAPSSASDPKEPSLRPAQPVRKGASQFMGNVYQPPTYHDMLPAFMCPQQPSETPASLDRGSFPVPQLRLEPRVPFRQFQMNDQDGKENRPSLSRPTRPLRQQMERVPRPTIINAENLKGLDELDNDADDGWAGIHDEVDYSEKLKFSEDEEEEETLKDGRQKWNSWDPRRQRQLSLSSADSADAKHTLEEGKNWNDSVGLSRPVRKAQDSQQPPRKLNGWSSASEYQKPALGSVLRQQSLEDKEEKVPVRQKFVHSEISEAVERARRRREEEERRAREERLAACAAKLKQLDQKCKLAQKSGETQKHTENEDVRPPSTEKNTTQENGHAFRKATPEFHTQDASVGYLEEESPAPAAAAQSSSEEELREAPSPAQEFNKYQKSLPPRFQRQQQQQQQQEQLYKMQHWQQQVYPPPSHSHPQRTFYPPHPQMLGFDPRWMMMPSYMDPRMAQSRTPVDFYPSALHPSGIMKPMIQQDSIGGSGCRSEDQNCQAGQAERKTAPLDPVPVWGQDSYTSLQNKGYSLSHQKQADNVSMEGLHARNESYSASARPESLSTQRDLFEERGEEYLNAFDKKAQADFDSCLSSQRIGQDLLFQHQESVQEACPGGSRHVNLRCSPLEPDFMQAEKKPEYNGWDISHHQKPAEAAAEVAEEAPRDEQSFSADPWKKEGATTKQATEETAEWAPESRNTSGQHQEQMARTRRSGPIKKPVLKALKVEEKEKEMEKIKLEGEDSSRPLKEKAAVQKVENESDDSAALLNSTRYLLDDKGSSQTSLAREAEKSQEEEEEEEEEEEKPERTWENKLSRESSDLPPTKRNNWIFIDEEQAFGGRGQGRGRGRGFREFTFRGRGTVVGSRGVYNNNNNQRSSRGRGLREFNQPEDFPRGKPRRRIASETHSEGSEYEELPKRRRQRGSENSNEGSVLDREDSDLKKGDFKESWRSNKIYSDDHNSLDPKRAPRAFGRSLPPRLSNSGYGRRGFMGKEPTQWQGRSGGGGWQEYSHTSPSDTFGSRQQSDRDYIQDSYKHADSFSSRVFDESHLDDKRHFFQEDYSADQENIENRPFRRRRPPRQDKPPRFRRLRQERESVGQWNPEEGGPNLLPSQWPGRPKLGAAEKSSISGRRSPELSYQNSSDHANEEWETASESSDFSERRERRDGVPESESQLEGGLGTGNLGEKRELAKRSFSSQRPLVDRQSRKAEPAGFAEQSVRTGVGAASRYESQQNGTLIKSKRSPEEGGGLGNTSGGSSHSIYSLDRASHVNSESAEGPGKKPEKEHKPTAQRASEKGEALSQFELSYGSTIIDNRVSSTTEENEVGSIAGEGFIEVLTKKQRRLLEEERRKKEQAAQAPAKARVLQSRIPPRFAKKQNSLCLEQSDVTVSGNSLGTEIWESNSPALSVQSPGSDSWSKPVNAFNGTESSTEQGFKGSQGDSGIDLSAESRESSATSSQRSSPYGTLKPEEMNGAGLVDPKPDCQKEQVQKQTDKKDSDQGSGQNKEHKPGPIGNERSLKNRKGSEGTERLEGNIPPVNGVEIHVDSVLPVPPIEFGVNPKDSDFSLPPGSASGTAANPVTKLQDALASNAGLTQSIPILRRDHHLQRCIGLNPMSFPTADLTLKMESARKAWENSPSLPEQNSPGGAGSGIQPPSSVGASNGVSYSSFGGVSMPPMPVASVAPSASIPGNHIPPLYLDGHVFASQPRLVPQTIPQQQSYQQAAAAQQIPISLHTSLQAQAQLGLRGGLPVSQSQEMYSSIQPFRSQVYMHPSLSQPSTMVLTGGTALKPPYSAFPGMQPLEVVKTQSGSPYQPMNGSQALVYEGQINQAGMGASQMMDSQLTQLTMPVPGSQLPLPRYGSGQQPLLLPQSIQLPQGQNLPVGAPRRILPPGSQPSVLAASRESSQMEMKGFHFSDGKQSMSSGGSVPSPHAYRPSSASPSGKPSGPAVSMGSVQGHYVQQAKQRVDDNKANLGAVKLQETASTNQMKPVRTGAIKPQAVKVEESKA; the protein is encoded by the exons ATGTCCGATCGTTTGGGGCAAATAACCaagggaaaggatgggaaaagcAAGTACTCGACTCTCAGCCTGTTTGATAAGTATAAAGGAAAGTCAATAGAAGCTATCAGAACTACAG TTATTCCTAGACATGGCTTACAGAGTCTTGGGAAAGTTGCTGCTGCCCGGCGCATGCCACCTCCTGCAAATTTGCCTAGCTTGAAGTCTGAGAACAAAGGAAACGACCCCAACATCATTATAGTACCCAAGGACGGTACAGGATGGGCAAACAAGCAGGATCAGCCAGACCAAAAGAG TTCCAGTGCGACggctgcacagctgcaggagtCGCTGCCGCAGCAGGGTTTGCAGAAATCTGTCTCCAATTTACAGAAACCGACACAGTCAATCAGTCAGGAG agtacAAATTCAGTGCCAGGTGGACCAAAGTCATGGGCACAGCTGAATGGAAAGCCAGCAGGACAAGAAGGTG GTTCAAGGGCCTCAAGCCGACTGTTATCCTTCTCTCCCGAGGAATTTCCGACGCTGAAAGCAGCTGGCGAGCAGGACAAGGTTGGCAAAGAAAAGGGCGCCTTAGATCCGTCGTATGGGCCAGGACCAAGCCTCCGCCCCCAGA ATGTCACCAGTTGGAGGGAGGGCGGTGGGAGGAACGTCACCTCTGCCACATCTCTGACCGCCTcccctgctgagctgggcagcaAGACCTCCAGCACTGGAGACGGGGCCCCCTCCTCGGCCAGCGACCCCAAGGAGCCGTCTCTCCGCCCAGCTCAGCCCGTCCGCAAAGGGGCCTCGCAGTTCATGGGGAACGTCTACCAGCCGCCCACCTACCATGACATGCTGCCTGCTTTT ATGTGTCCACAACAGCCATCAGAGACCCCAGCATCGCTGGACCGAGGGTCTTTCCCTGTTCCTCAGCTTCGGCTTGAGCCCCGGGTACCTTTCAGACAATTCCAGATGAATGACCAGGATGG GAAAGAGAACAGGCCAAGCCTGTCTCGCCCAACACGCCCACTTCGGCAGCAGATGGAGCGAGTGCCCCGGCCCACCATCATCAATGCAGAGAACCTGAAAGGGCTGGATGAGCTGGACAATGATGCAGATGATGGATGGGCAG GCATTCATGATGAAGTAGATTACTCTGAGAAACTAAAATTTAGTgaagatgaagaagaggaagaaactCTTAAAGATGGACGACAGAAGTG GAACAGCTGGGATCCCAGAAGGCAGCGACAGttgtccctgagctctgcagacagTGCAGATGCCAAGCACACcttggaggaaggaaagaattgGAATGATTCAGTTGGCTTGTCCCGGCCAGTCCGGAAAGCACAGGATTCACAGCAGCCTCCAAGGAAGCTGAATGGCTGGAGCTCTGCCTCAGAATACCAG AAGCCTGCACTGGGAAGTGTTCTCAGACAGCAGTCCCTCGAggataaagaagaaaaggtacCTGTGAGACAGAAGTTTGTGCACTCCGAGATCTCTGAGGCTGTCGAGAGAGCCAGGAGGAGACGCGAGGAGGAGGAGCGGCGAGCCAGGGAGGAGCGcctggcagcctgtgctgcaaaGCTCAAGCAACTTGATCAGAAATGCAAACTGGCTCAGAAGAGTGGGgagacacagaaacacacagagaatgAAGATGTGAGacctcccagcacagagaaaaacactACACAAGAGAATGGCCATGCTTTCCGTAAAG cAACCCCTGAGTTTCACACACAGGATGCCTCTGTTGGCTATCTGGAAGAGGAGagtcctgctccagcagcagcagcccaaagcagcagtgaggaggagCTCAGAGAAGCTCCCTCACCTGCACAAGAATTCAACAAATACCAGAAGTCTCTTCCCCCACGattccagaggcagcagcagcagcaacagcagcag gagcagctgtaCAAGatgcagcactggcagcagcaggtgtatcctcccccatcccactcccATCCCCAGCGGACATTCTACCCGCCACACCCGCAGATGCTCGGCTTCGATCCCCGCTGGATGATGATGCCCTCCTACATGGACCCTCGCATGGCCCAGAGCCGCACCCCCGTGGATTTCTACCCTTCAGCCCTTCACCCTTCAG GAATTATGAAGCCCATGATTCAGCAGGACTCCATTGGTGGGAGCGGCTGTCGGTCTGAAGATCAGAACTGTCAGGCAggacaggcagagaggaaaactgCTCCCTTGGATCCTGTGCCAGTGTGGGGCCAGGACAGCTACACATCCCTGCAGAACAAAGGATACTCCCTGTCACATCAAAAACAGGCTGACAATGTGAGCATGGAGGGGCTGCATGCCAG aAATGAAAGTTATTCTGCTTCTGCAAGGCCGGAGAGTCTGAGCACTCAGCGAGATCTCTTtgaggagagaggggaggagTATTTGAATGCTTTTGACAAGAAAGCCCAAGCAGACTTTGACAGCTGCCTGTCTTCTCAGAGGATAGGCCAGGATCTCTTGTTCCAGCATCAGGAGAGTGTGCAGGAAGCCTGTCCTGGTGGCAGTCGCCATGTGAATCTGAGGTGTTCACCCCTTGAGCCTGATTTTATGCAAGCAGAGAAGAAGCCTGAATATAATGGTTGGGATATCAGCCACCATCAGAaacctgcagaggcagcagcgGAAGTCGCTGAAGAAGCACCCCGGGATGAGCAGTCATTCAGTGCAGACCCATGGAAGAAAGAAGGAGCCACTACCAAACAGGCCACTGAAGAGACAGCAGAGTGGGCTCCTGAGAGCCGCAACACCAGcgggcagcaccaggagcaaaTGGCAAGGACACGGCGGTCGGGCCCCATTAAAAAACCAGTCCTGAAAGCCCTCAAggtggaagagaaggagaaggagatggAGAAGATTAAACTGGAGGGAGAGGACAGCTCACGCCCGCTGAAGGAAAAGGCAGCTGTTCAGAAGGTAGAAAATGAGTCAGATGACTCTGCTGCCTTGCTGAACTCCACGCGTTACCTGCTGGATGACAAAGGTTCTTCCCAAACCAGCCTTGCACGAGAGGCTGAGAAATCccaagaggaagaggaggaggaggaggaggaagaagagaagccAGAAAGAACCTGGGAGAACAAACTATCCAGAGAGAGCAGTGATCTCCCTcccacaaaaagaaacaactggatCTTCATTGATGAGGAGCAAGCCTTTGGTGGGAGAGGTCAAGGGCGTGGGCGAGGGAGAGGCTTCAGAGAGTTCACTTTCAGAGGCCGAGGCACGGttgtgggcagcagaggggtctacaacaacaacaacaaccagaGGAGCAGCCGGGGCAGAGGGCTCCGAGAGTTCAACCAGCCAGAGGACTTCCCCAGAGGCAAACCAAGGCGCCGCATTGCCAGCGAGACGCACAGTGAAGGGTCAGAGTACGAGGAGCTCCCCAAGCGTCGCCGGCAGAGGGGCTCAGAGAACAGCAATGAAGGCTCTGTGCTGGACAGGGAGGACAGTGATTTGAAAAAGGGAGACTTCAAAGAGTCTTGGAGGTCCAACAAAATCTATTCTGATGATCACAACAGCCTGGATCCTAAGAGGGCTCCAAGAGCCTTTGGGAGATCACTGCCACCAAGACTGAGCAACTCTGGCTATGGGCGAAGGGGTTTCATGGGTAAGGAGCCCACCCAGTGGCAAGGCAGgagtggaggaggagggtggcAGGAGTACAGCCACACCTCTCCATCAGACACTtttgggagcaggcagcagtcTGACAGGGACTACATTCAGGATTCTTACAAACACGCGGATTCCTTCTCCAGCCGGGTTTTTGATGAGAGTCATCTGGATGACAAAAGGCACTTTTTCCAGGAGGATTACTCAGCGGATCAGGAGAACATAGAGAACAGGCCCTTCAGGAGGCGGCGTCCTCCCCGCCAGGACAAGCCCCCACGGTTCAGGCGCctcaggcaggagagggaaTCAGTTGGGCAGTGGAACCCTGAGGAGGGAGGCCCTAATCTGCTGCCCAGCCAGTGGCCAGGCAGGCCCAAGCTGGGCGctgcagagaagagcagcatCTCGGGCAGACGCTCTCCTGAGCTGTCCTACCAGAACTCTTCAGACCATGCCAATGAGGAGTGGGAGACAGCATCTGAGAGCAGTGACTTCAGCGAGCggagggagagaagagatgGCGTTCCAGAGAGTGAAAGCCAGCTGGAAGGTGGCCTTGGCACTGGAAACTTGGGGGAGAAGAGGGAACTGGCAAAGAGGAGCTTCTCAAGCCAGAGACCGCTGGTGGACAGGCAGAGCCGCAAGGCTGAGCCAGCAGGGTTTGCAGAGCAGTCTGTCAGGACTGGTGTGGGAGCAGCTTCCAGATATGAGAGCCAACAGAATGGGACCCTGATAAAGAGCAAAAG GTCTCCAGAAGAAGGAGGAGGCCTTGGCAACACCAGTGGTGGGAGCAGCCACTCCATTTATAGTTTGGATAGGGCCTCCCACGTGAACTCAGAGAGTGCTGAGGGGCCAGGTAAAAAGCCAGAGAAGGAGCACAAACCCACTGCACAAAGAGCAAGTGAGAAGGGAGAGGCCTTGTCACAGTTTGAACTGAGTTATGGAA GTACCATCATTGATAATCGGGTGTCGAGCACAACAGAAGAGAATGAAGTTGGTTCCATAGCAGGGGAGGGCTTCATTGAGGTTCTAACCAAAAAGCAGCGTCGTTTGCTGGAGGAGGAGCGGAGGAAGaaggaacaggctgcccag GCACCAGCCAAGGCCCGCGTCCTTCAGTCGCGCATTCCACCGCGATTTGCGAAGAAGCAGAACAGCCTGTGCTTGGAGCAGAGTGATGTAACCGTGTCTGGAAACAGCCTGGGCACAGAGATCTGGGAGAGCAACAGCCCAG CACTTTCTGTTCAGTCTCCTGGCAGTGATTCCTGGAGCAAGCCTGTAAATGCCTTCAATGGTACTGAGTCTAGCACTGAG CAGGGATTTAAAGGCAGCCAGGGGGATAGTGGCATTGACTTGAGCGCGGAGTCTCGGGAATCCTCCGCGACCTCCTCTCAGCGCAGTTCTCCATATGGCACCCTCAAACCAGAGGAGATGAATGGGGCTGGCCTGGTGGACCCAAAGCCTGACTGCCAGAAGGAGCAAGTGCAGAAGCAAACTGATAAAAAG GATTCAGATCAAGGCTCAGGACAGAACAAGGAACACAAGCCTGGACCAATCGGCAACGAACGCtccctgaaaaacagaaagggTTCGGAGGGAACGGAACGGCTGGAAGGGAATATTCCCCCTGTTAATGGGGTGGAAATTCACGTGGATTCTGTACTTCCTGTGCCGCCCATTGAATTTGGAGTAAATCCTAAA gACTCTGACTTCAGTTTGCCCCCTGGTTCTGCCTCTGGCACTGCAGCTAACCCTGTCACCAAACTGCAGGATGCCTTGGCCAGTaat GCAGGGTTAACACAGTCCATTCCCATCCTGCGAAGGGATCATCACCTCCAGCGCTGCATTGGCCTGAACCCCATGTCCTTCCCCACTGCAGACCTTACTCTTAAG ATGGAGTCTGCTCGTAAAGCTTGGGAAAACTCTCCAAGTTTACCAGAACAGAACTCCCCAGGAGGTGCAGGTTCAGGCATCCAGCCTCCTTCCAGTGTTGGAGCTTCCAACGGTGTCAGCTACAGCTCTTTTGGTGGAGTTTCTATGCCTCCTATGCCGGTTGCATCTGTAGCACCTTCTGCATCTATTCCAG GTAACCATATTCCACCCCTCTATCTGGATGGCCACGTGTTTGCAAGTCAGCCCCGCCTGGTCCCTCAGACGATACCTCAGCAGCAAAGCTACCAACAG gctgctgctgctcaacaGATTCCCATTTCCCTGCACACATCCTTACAGGCCCAAGCTCAGCTTGGACTGAGGGGTGGGCTGCCTGTTTCCCAGTCCCAGGAGATGTACAGCTCCATACAACCCTTCAG gtcTCAGGTGTACATGCACCCCAGtctgtcccagcccagcaccatGGTCCTGACAGGAGGCACTGCTCTGAAGCCTCCATATTCTGCCTTCCCAGGCATGCAGCCCTTGGAGGTGGTGAAAACCCAGTCTGGGTCCCCCTATCAGCCCATGAATGGAAGCCAGGCACTGGTTTATGAGGGGCAAATAAACCAGGCTGGTATGGGAGCCTCCCAGATGATGGACTCTCAGCTCACACAG CTGACAATGCCTGtgcctggctcccagctgcctctgccccgCTACGGCTCtggccagcagcccctgcttcTACCACAGTCCATCCAGCTTCCTCAGGGGCAAAACCTGCCTGTAGGAGCTCCCCGAAGAATCCTCCCTCCTGGATCCCAGCCTTCTGTTcttgctgccagcagggag TCCTCCCAGATGGAAATGAAAGGGTTTCATTTCTCCGATGGTAAACAGAGCATGTCCTCCGGAGGGTCTGTACCGTCCCCACACGCGTACAG GCCtagctctgccagccccagcggGAAGCCGTCGGGACCAGCAGTGAGCATGGGCTCTGTGCAAGGACACTACGTTCAGCAG GCAAAGCAGCGGGTGGATGATAACAAAGCCAATCTGGGAGCAGTGAAGCTGCAAGAAACAGCCTCCACAAACCAGATGAAGCCAGTGCGCACAGGAGCGATCAAACCTCAGGCAGTCAAAGTGGAAGAGAGCAAGGCCTAG